In a genomic window of Occallatibacter riparius:
- the pyrR gene encoding bifunctional pyr operon transcriptional regulator/uracil phosphoribosyltransferase PyrR, producing MSEAEVKHSLRVKGRLMSASEIERTLVRLAHEVVEKSNGCEGMVLVGIKRRGVPLAQRLASLISGIEKCPVETGVLDIQFYRDDLSTADVRPVVTPGAIGCDITGKDVVLCDDVLYTGRTIRAALDALFDHGRPRRVQLAVLIDRGHRELPIQATYVGRQVPTSSREIIEVKFQEVDQDEQVLLVERVD from the coding sequence ATGAGCGAAGCTGAAGTGAAGCATTCCCTGCGCGTGAAGGGCAGGTTGATGTCCGCCTCCGAGATTGAGCGAACCCTGGTGCGGCTGGCGCACGAGGTGGTTGAGAAGAGCAACGGCTGCGAAGGCATGGTGCTGGTGGGCATCAAGCGGCGCGGCGTGCCGCTGGCGCAGCGGCTGGCTTCTCTGATTTCCGGCATTGAAAAGTGCCCCGTCGAGACCGGCGTTCTCGACATTCAGTTCTATCGGGATGATCTTTCGACGGCCGATGTGCGCCCCGTGGTTACTCCGGGGGCGATTGGCTGCGACATCACCGGCAAGGATGTAGTGCTCTGCGACGATGTGCTCTATACCGGGCGGACGATTCGGGCGGCGCTGGATGCACTGTTCGACCACGGAAGGCCGCGGCGGGTGCAGCTTGCCGTACTGATTGACCGCGGGCATCGCGAGCTGCCGATCCAGGCGACGTATGTGGGAAGGCAAGTGCCGACCAGCAGCCGCGAGATTATCGAAGTGAAGTTTCAGGAAGTCGACCAGGACGAGCAGGTGCTGCTGGTGGAGCGGGTCGACTGA
- a CDS encoding polysaccharide biosynthesis C-terminal domain-containing protein, producing MSESSVKFTELVDSGDERGLSFQTGTSWIKFLGSVEDGHVATILPGRIRGNHYHAEKREVIVVLSKGSWTLTFNQGPGTDAETRAFARGGAVILEIQPGASHAILNCGNEPLWTFSFANLAWNPERMDSFPCVLAIQSEG from the coding sequence ATGTCTGAATCGAGCGTGAAGTTTACAGAACTAGTTGATTCCGGAGACGAACGCGGTCTGAGTTTCCAAACCGGAACCTCCTGGATCAAATTCCTCGGCAGTGTGGAAGATGGCCACGTTGCTACAATTCTCCCGGGAAGGATTCGCGGCAATCATTACCACGCGGAAAAGCGGGAGGTGATCGTGGTCCTTTCGAAAGGCAGTTGGACGTTGACCTTCAACCAGGGGCCCGGAACCGACGCCGAGACGAGAGCGTTCGCCCGCGGAGGAGCGGTGATCCTGGAGATTCAGCCGGGTGCTTCGCACGCCATTTTGAATTGCGGCAACGAGCCCTTGTGGACCTTTTCGTTCGCCAATCTTGCCTGGAATCCGGAGCGAATGGATAGTTTTCCCTGCGTCCTCGCGATTCAAAGTGAGGGCTGA